The following coding sequences are from one Acetomicrobium sp. S15 = DSM 107314 window:
- a CDS encoding phage major tail tube protein, producing the protein MANEFSINYIKVWFDDKESVEIDPFNFIARVN; encoded by the coding sequence GTGGCGAACGAGTTCAGCATCAATTACATTAAAGTATGGTTTGATGACAAGGAGTCTGTCGAAATAGATCCGTTCAACTTCATTGCCAGGGTTAACG